One stretch of Bosea vaviloviae DNA includes these proteins:
- the tsaD gene encoding tRNA (adenosine(37)-N6)-threonylcarbamoyltransferase complex transferase subunit TsaD, giving the protein MRVLGIETTCDETAAAIVEVTRSGEAKILSNEVLSQIAAHAAFGGVVPEIAARAHVEAIDRIVGSAFERAGLKPADIDAVAAAAGPGLVGGVMVGLTTGKAIALVTGKPFIAINHLEAHALTARLTDDLAFPYLLLLVSGGHTQLLAVRGVGDYLKLGGTIDDAVGEAFDKIAKMLGLAYPGGPSVEREAEKGDPERFDFPRPMSGRPNPDFSLSGLKTAVRLVAERIAPLSDRDVADLCASFQAAVVDVMVDRTRAGLRACRAAGITPSALVVAGGVAANQPIRRGLTRLATEAGLPMVAPPVALCGDNGAMIAWAGLERLRLGLIDDMSAVARPRWPLDELRPQDLVPQDLAPRDAKAGE; this is encoded by the coding sequence ATGCGAGTTTTGGGCATAGAGACGACTTGTGACGAGACCGCGGCTGCGATCGTCGAGGTCACGCGCTCCGGCGAAGCGAAAATCCTGTCGAACGAGGTGCTGAGTCAGATCGCCGCACATGCGGCCTTTGGCGGCGTCGTGCCGGAGATCGCGGCGCGTGCCCATGTCGAGGCGATCGACCGTATCGTCGGCAGTGCCTTCGAGAGAGCGGGGCTCAAGCCTGCCGATATCGATGCGGTTGCTGCCGCTGCCGGTCCAGGGCTGGTCGGGGGCGTCATGGTTGGGCTGACCACGGGAAAAGCCATTGCGCTGGTGACGGGCAAGCCCTTCATCGCGATCAACCATCTTGAGGCCCATGCGCTGACGGCGCGACTGACCGACGATCTCGCCTTTCCCTATCTGCTGCTGCTCGTTTCGGGCGGGCACACGCAATTGCTCGCCGTGCGCGGCGTCGGCGACTATCTCAAGCTCGGCGGCACGATCGACGACGCCGTCGGCGAGGCCTTCGACAAGATCGCCAAGATGCTGGGCCTGGCCTATCCGGGCGGCCCTTCGGTGGAGCGCGAGGCGGAGAAGGGCGATCCCGAGCGCTTCGACTTTCCCCGTCCGATGAGCGGCCGGCCGAATCCGGATTTCTCGCTGTCTGGCCTCAAGACGGCGGTGCGTCTCGTCGCCGAGCGGATCGCGCCCTTGTCGGATCGCGATGTCGCCGATCTCTGCGCCTCCTTCCAGGCGGCGGTCGTCGATGTGATGGTCGACCGGACACGGGCTGGCCTGCGCGCCTGCCGCGCCGCCGGCATCACGCCATCGGCGCTGGTCGTGGCGGGCGGCGTCGCCGCCAATCAACCGATCCGGCGCGGGCTGACGCGGCTTGCGACCGAGGCCGGCCTGCCGATGGTGGCACCGCCGGTCGCGCTCTGCGGCGACAATGGCGCGATGATCGCCTGGGCCGGGTTGGAGCGGCTGCGCCTGGGGCTGATCGACGATATGAGCGCGGTTGCGCGCCCGCGCTGGCCGCTGGACGAGCTCAGGCCGCAAGATCTCGTACCGCAAGATCTTGCGCCACGCGATGCCAAGGCCGGGGAATGA
- a CDS encoding metal ABC transporter substrate-binding protein, which translates to MHSRRHFMGLYFLGLWSALAVVGGLCAAAVPALAQPAPGKPLRVVTTFTIIQDMAQNVAGNVAIVESITKPGAEIHDYQPTPLDVVKAQSADLVLWNGLNLERWFEKFFENVKNVPSAVLTDGIEPMGIKEGPYQDKPNPHAWMSTKNALIYIENIRKALAKADPANAATYAKNAAAYADEIKAMDVPLRARLDKVPADRRWLVSSEGAFSYLTRDYGWREAYLWPINADEQGTPQQVRKLIDLVRKSKIPAVFSESTISDKPAKQVARETGAKYGGVLYVDSLSAANGPVPTFAKLLEVTVETIAKGFGQ; encoded by the coding sequence ATGCATTCGCGTCGTCATTTCATGGGTCTGTATTTCTTGGGCCTCTGGTCGGCCCTCGCTGTCGTGGGTGGTCTTTGCGCTGCGGCAGTTCCGGCGCTGGCGCAGCCGGCGCCGGGCAAGCCGCTGCGGGTGGTCACGACCTTCACCATCATTCAGGACATGGCGCAGAACGTCGCCGGCAATGTCGCGATCGTCGAGTCGATCACCAAGCCCGGCGCCGAGATCCATGATTACCAGCCGACGCCGCTCGACGTGGTGAAGGCGCAATCGGCCGATCTGGTGCTGTGGAACGGGCTCAACCTGGAGCGCTGGTTCGAAAAATTCTTCGAGAACGTCAAGAATGTGCCGAGCGCGGTGCTGACCGACGGCATCGAGCCGATGGGCATCAAGGAAGGTCCTTATCAGGACAAGCCGAATCCGCATGCCTGGATGTCGACCAAAAACGCGCTGATCTATATCGAGAACATCAGGAAGGCGCTGGCCAAGGCCGATCCCGCCAACGCTGCGACCTACGCCAAGAATGCCGCCGCCTATGCCGACGAGATCAAGGCGATGGACGTGCCGCTGCGCGCCCGGCTCGACAAGGTGCCGGCCGACAGGCGCTGGCTCGTCTCCAGCGAGGGTGCCTTCAGCTATCTCACTCGCGATTATGGCTGGCGCGAAGCCTATCTCTGGCCGATCAACGCCGACGAGCAAGGCACGCCGCAGCAGGTCCGCAAGCTGATCGACCTCGTGCGCAAGAGCAAGATTCCGGCCGTGTTCAGCGAAAGCACGATCTCGGACAAGCCGGCCAAGCAGGTCGCGCGCGAGACCGGCGCGAAATATGGCGGGGTGCTCTATGTCGACTCGCTCTCTGCCGCAAACGGGCCGGTGCCGACCTTCGCCAAATTGCTGGAGGTGACCGTGGAGACGATCGCCAAGGGGTTCGGCCAGTGA
- a CDS encoding L,D-transpeptidase family protein: MLKRAAILLSVGLALALGLEFSQFLRVTPALAAQNEQATRILIEKGARQLTLERDGQVLARYAVALGSDPIGQKQGEGDGRTPEGVYAVDFKHPRSRYHLALRISYPDRQARETALRAGVSPGGDIMIHGIRNGLGWLAGLHRNRDWTDGCIAVTNAEIREIWSRVPYGTRVEIRP, from the coding sequence ATGCTGAAGCGAGCTGCGATCTTGCTCTCCGTCGGGCTCGCCCTTGCCTTGGGCTTGGAGTTTTCGCAGTTCTTGCGGGTAACGCCGGCGCTTGCAGCTCAAAACGAGCAGGCGACGCGCATCCTGATCGAGAAGGGCGCGCGGCAGCTAACCTTGGAGCGGGATGGTCAAGTGCTGGCGCGCTATGCGGTGGCCCTCGGCTCCGATCCCATTGGCCAAAAGCAGGGGGAAGGTGACGGCCGGACTCCGGAAGGTGTCTATGCCGTCGACTTCAAGCATCCGCGCAGCCGCTATCACCTGGCCTTGCGCATCTCCTATCCGGATCGGCAGGCGCGCGAGACAGCGCTGCGGGCCGGCGTTTCGCCCGGCGGCGACATCATGATCCATGGTATCCGCAATGGCCTCGGCTGGCTCGCTGGGCTGCATCGCAACCGCGACTGGACGGATGGCTGCATTGCGGTCACCAATGCCGAGATTCGCGAGATTTGGTCGCGTGTTCCGTACGGGACGCGCGTGGAGATCCGGCCATGA
- a CDS encoding EVE domain-containing protein, which produces MAHWLIKSEPVKWSWDQQVAAGAKGTHWDGVKNHTAKLNLMAMKQGDQVFFYHSNEGLEVVGIVEVIKEAYIWIPGEPWVLVDFKAVKPLPKPVTLAQVKAEPKLAKMALVTSFRLSVQPVTDEEWALVCKMGGL; this is translated from the coding sequence ATGGCACATTGGCTGATCAAATCCGAACCGGTGAAGTGGTCCTGGGACCAGCAGGTCGCGGCCGGCGCCAAGGGCACGCATTGGGACGGCGTCAAGAACCACACCGCCAAGCTCAACCTGATGGCGATGAAGCAGGGCGATCAAGTCTTCTTCTATCACTCCAATGAGGGGCTCGAGGTCGTCGGCATCGTCGAGGTGATCAAGGAGGCCTATATCTGGATTCCGGGCGAGCCCTGGGTGCTGGTCGATTTCAAGGCGGTGAAGCCGTTACCGAAGCCTGTGACGCTGGCGCAGGTCAAGGCGGAACCGAAGCTCGCCAAGATGGCGCTCGTCACCTCGTTTCGCCTCTCGGTGCAGCCGGTGACCGACGAGGAATGGGCGCTGGTCTGCAAGATGGGTGGGCTCTGA
- a CDS encoding Fur family transcriptional regulator, translating to MIGTEQRVAIFEGQLKQAGLRMTQQRRLILRILAEAHDHPDAKGIFTRAFEHDPTLSLSTVYRTMKLLESQGAIERHAFEDGVSRYEHADQQHHDHLIDVETGQVVEFSSPEIEALQAKIAAELGYEIVRHRLELYARKLPKAGRKRVKKDV from the coding sequence ATGATCGGAACCGAGCAGCGCGTGGCCATTTTCGAGGGCCAGTTGAAGCAGGCGGGCTTGCGGATGACGCAGCAGCGCCGGCTGATCCTGCGCATTCTCGCCGAGGCGCATGACCACCCCGACGCCAAGGGCATCTTCACCCGCGCCTTCGAGCACGACCCGACCTTGTCGCTCTCGACGGTCTACCGGACCATGAAGCTGCTGGAATCGCAGGGCGCGATCGAGCGCCACGCCTTCGAGGACGGCGTCTCGCGCTACGAGCATGCCGACCAGCAGCATCACGACCATCTGATCGATGTCGAGACCGGCCAGGTGGTGGAGTTCTCATCGCCGGAGATCGAGGCGCTGCAGGCGAAGATCGCAGCCGAGCTGGGCTACGAGATCGTCCGCCACCGGCTCGAGCTCTATGCGCGCAAGCTGCCCAAGGCCGGGCGGAAGCGCGTCAAAAAAGACGTTTGA
- the acs gene encoding acetate--CoA ligase: protein MSETIYDVPAAWAKKAHLNDAKYKKMYAASIKDPDKFWGEQGKRIDWFKPYTKVRNASYKPGKVSIKWYEDGTTNVAYNCVDRHLATRAKQTAIIWEGDDPSESKKITYGQLYTEVCKFANVLKANGVKKGDRVTIYMPMIPEAAYAMLACARIGAVHSIVFGGFSPDSLSGRIEGATSDVVITADEGLRGGRKVPLKVNVDAAAEKVPVKTVIVVKRTGGDVAMKEGRDVWYHEEAAKVSGHCPPAEMKAEDPLFILYTSGSTGKPKGVLHTTGGYLVYAAITHQYVFDYHDGDIYWCTADVGWVTGHSYIVYGPLANGATTLMFEGIPTYPSISRFWDVVDKHKVNTFYTAPTAIRSLMGAGEEPVKRTKRKSLRLLGSVGEPINPEAWEWYHRVVGDRRCPIVDTWWQTETGGILITPLPGATKLKPGSATRPFFGVKPEIVDAEGKVLEGATEGNLVLAESWPGQMRTVYGDHKRFEETYFATYPNKYFTGDGCRRDADGYYWITGRVDDVINVSGHRMGTAEVESALVAHPKVSEAAVVGYPHDIKGQGIYAYVTLMSGEMPSEALRKELVGHVRKEIGPIASPDLIQFSPGLPKTRSGKIMRRILRKIAEDEFGALGDTSTLADPAVVEDLIANRQNKRKAG, encoded by the coding sequence ATGTCCGAGACGATCTATGATGTGCCCGCCGCCTGGGCCAAGAAAGCGCATCTGAACGACGCCAAATACAAGAAGATGTATGCGGCCTCGATCAAGGATCCGGACAAGTTCTGGGGCGAGCAGGGCAAGCGGATCGACTGGTTCAAGCCCTACACCAAGGTCCGCAACGCCAGCTACAAGCCCGGTAAGGTCTCGATCAAATGGTATGAGGACGGCACCACCAACGTCGCCTATAACTGCGTCGATCGGCATCTGGCGACGCGGGCCAAGCAGACCGCGATCATCTGGGAGGGCGACGACCCCTCAGAGTCGAAGAAGATCACCTACGGTCAGCTCTATACCGAGGTCTGCAAGTTCGCGAACGTGCTGAAGGCCAACGGCGTCAAGAAGGGCGACCGGGTCACCATCTACATGCCGATGATCCCGGAAGCGGCCTATGCGATGCTGGCCTGCGCCCGCATCGGGGCGGTGCATTCGATCGTGTTCGGCGGATTCTCGCCGGATTCGCTGTCGGGCCGTATCGAGGGCGCGACCTCCGATGTCGTTATCACTGCCGATGAGGGCCTTCGCGGCGGCCGCAAGGTGCCGCTCAAGGTCAATGTCGATGCAGCGGCCGAGAAGGTGCCGGTCAAGACCGTGATCGTGGTCAAGCGCACCGGCGGCGACGTGGCGATGAAAGAGGGTCGCGACGTCTGGTATCACGAGGAAGCGGCGAAGGTCTCAGGGCATTGCCCGCCAGCCGAGATGAAGGCGGAGGACCCCCTCTTCATCCTTTACACCTCCGGCTCCACGGGTAAGCCCAAGGGTGTGCTGCATACGACTGGCGGCTATCTCGTCTATGCCGCGATCACGCATCAATACGTCTTCGATTATCATGATGGCGACATCTACTGGTGCACGGCCGATGTCGGCTGGGTGACCGGCCACAGCTATATCGTCTACGGTCCGCTGGCGAACGGCGCGACGACGCTGATGTTCGAGGGTATCCCGACTTACCCTTCGATCTCGCGCTTCTGGGATGTCGTCGACAAGCATAAGGTCAACACCTTCTACACCGCGCCGACCGCGATCCGCTCATTGATGGGCGCGGGCGAGGAGCCGGTGAAGCGGACCAAGCGCAAGTCGCTGCGCCTGCTCGGCTCGGTCGGCGAGCCGATCAATCCGGAGGCCTGGGAGTGGTATCACCGCGTCGTCGGCGACCGCCGCTGCCCGATCGTCGACACCTGGTGGCAGACCGAGACCGGCGGCATCCTGATCACGCCCTTGCCCGGCGCAACCAAGCTCAAGCCCGGCTCGGCGACGCGGCCTTTCTTCGGGGTCAAGCCGGAGATCGTCGACGCCGAGGGCAAGGTGCTGGAGGGCGCGACCGAGGGCAATCTCGTGCTGGCCGAGAGCTGGCCCGGCCAGATGCGCACGGTCTATGGCGACCATAAGCGCTTCGAGGAAACCTATTTCGCCACCTATCCGAACAAGTATTTCACCGGCGATGGCTGCCGGCGCGATGCCGACGGCTATTACTGGATCACCGGCCGCGTCGACGATGTCATCAATGTCTCGGGCCACCGCATGGGCACGGCCGAGGTCGAATCGGCGCTGGTGGCGCACCCCAAGGTCTCGGAGGCCGCTGTCGTCGGTTATCCCCACGACATCAAGGGGCAGGGCATCTACGCCTATGTCACGCTGATGTCGGGCGAGATGCCGAGCGAGGCCTTGCGCAAGGAACTCGTCGGCCATGTCCGCAAGGAAATCGGCCCGATCGCCTCGCCGGACCTGATCCAGTTCTCGCCCGGCCTGCCCAAGACCCGCTCGGGCAAGATCATGCGCCGCATCCTGCGCAAGATCGCCGAGGACGAGTTCGGCGCGCTCGGCGACACCTCGACCCTGGCCGATCCGGCGGTGGTCGAGGACCTGATCGCCAACCGGCAGAACAAGCGCAAGGCGGGGTAA
- a CDS encoding NAD(P)H-dependent glycerol-3-phosphate dehydrogenase has product MSGLTASSVIGIVGGGAYGTALALAAARAGREVLFWARDAAIVTAIRETRQTPHLPGVILPEAISATSSLAALSAVGAFVVAVPTQSLRQVCEGLAQALSAGRPVISAAKGIEQATGLFTTQVIAQAWPGSPAAILSGPSFAADIGRGLPTAVTLAAQDANLARALAEALSSSAFRIYHSADPRGVEVGGAAKNVLAIAAGIAIGLGYGESARAALVARGFSELRRFGEVFGAQGETLMGLSGLGDVVLSCASPQSRNFAFGLALGQGRPIADASGGKLAEGAFTASVLARIAREHKVEMPIADAVAAIIAGEIGVREAVAGLLARPIRAEN; this is encoded by the coding sequence ATGAGCGGGCTCACCGCCTCTTCCGTCATTGGCATTGTCGGTGGTGGCGCCTATGGCACGGCCTTGGCGCTGGCCGCTGCGCGGGCGGGGCGCGAGGTTCTGTTCTGGGCTCGCGACGCGGCGATAGTCACGGCGATCCGGGAGACCCGCCAAACGCCGCATCTGCCGGGCGTGATCTTGCCGGAGGCGATCTCCGCGACATCCTCACTCGCGGCGTTGAGCGCTGTTGGCGCCTTCGTGGTCGCGGTGCCGACGCAGAGCCTGAGGCAGGTCTGCGAGGGGCTGGCGCAGGCGCTGTCGGCCGGCCGGCCGGTGATCTCGGCCGCCAAGGGTATCGAGCAGGCGACCGGCCTGTTCACCACGCAAGTGATCGCGCAGGCCTGGCCCGGCTCACCGGCTGCGATCCTGTCGGGACCGAGCTTCGCCGCCGATATCGGACGCGGCCTGCCCACGGCGGTGACGCTGGCCGCGCAGGACGCAAATCTGGCGCGGGCCCTGGCGGAGGCGCTGAGCTCATCGGCCTTTCGCATCTATCACAGCGCCGATCCGCGCGGCGTCGAGGTCGGCGGGGCGGCCAAGAACGTGCTCGCCATCGCAGCAGGGATCGCGATTGGCCTCGGCTATGGCGAGAGCGCTCGGGCGGCGCTGGTGGCGCGCGGTTTCTCCGAATTACGCCGCTTCGGCGAGGTTTTTGGCGCGCAAGGCGAAACGCTGATGGGGCTGTCGGGGCTGGGCGATGTCGTGCTGAGTTGCGCCTCGCCGCAATCGCGCAACTTCGCCTTCGGCCTGGCGCTGGGGCAGGGGCGACCGATTGCGGACGCTTCGGGCGGCAAGCTGGCGGAGGGAGCGTTCACCGCTTCGGTGCTGGCGCGGATCGCGCGTGAGCACAAAGTCGAGATGCCGATCGCGGACGCGGTCGCGGCGATCATCGCAGGCGAGATCGGCGTGCGCGAGGCGGTGGCCGGGCTTCTGGCACGACCGATCCGCGCCGAGAATTGA
- a CDS encoding manganese/iron ABC transporter ATP-binding protein gives MAAGPTPSIVVAGVTVRYGNGVTAVHDASFALGPGTICALVGINGSGKSTLFKTLMGFLKPAKGMVSIAGMEVRQALKRGLVAYVPQAEEVDWSFPVLVDDVVMMGRYGHMGFLRIAGKADRDAVDDALARVNMLEFRRRQIGELSGGQRKRVFLARALAQGGRIILLDEPFTGVDVKTEDQIVDLMRELRAEGRLMLVSTHNLGSIPDFCDQVVLVNKTVLAAGPTDTTFTHANLQRAFGGALRHFRLEGHALHEDADARRVTVISDDERPLVLYGERDHEKLADGGKANRGKANGERATGEEGSSS, from the coding sequence ATGGCCGCCGGCCCGACCCCCTCGATCGTCGTCGCCGGGGTCACGGTTCGCTACGGCAACGGCGTCACGGCGGTGCACGACGCCTCGTTCGCGCTCGGGCCGGGCACGATCTGCGCGCTCGTCGGCATCAACGGCTCCGGCAAATCGACCCTCTTCAAGACCTTGATGGGGTTTCTGAAGCCGGCAAAGGGTATGGTCTCGATCGCCGGAATGGAGGTTCGCCAGGCGCTGAAGCGCGGTCTCGTCGCCTATGTGCCGCAGGCGGAAGAGGTCGATTGGAGCTTCCCGGTACTGGTCGACGATGTCGTGATGATGGGCCGCTACGGGCATATGGGTTTCCTGCGCATCGCCGGCAAAGCCGATCGTGATGCCGTCGACGACGCCCTGGCGCGGGTCAACATGCTGGAGTTTCGCCGCCGGCAGATCGGCGAGCTCAGCGGCGGCCAGCGCAAGCGCGTCTTCCTGGCTCGCGCCCTGGCGCAGGGCGGGCGGATCATCCTGCTCGACGAGCCCTTCACCGGCGTCGACGTCAAAACCGAGGACCAGATCGTCGACCTGATGCGGGAGTTGCGCGCTGAGGGCCGGCTGATGCTGGTCTCGACGCATAATCTCGGCTCCATCCCCGATTTCTGCGATCAGGTCGTGCTGGTCAACAAGACGGTGCTGGCCGCCGGGCCGACCGACACAACCTTCACGCATGCCAATCTGCAGCGCGCCTTCGGTGGTGCGCTCAGGCATTTCCGGTTGGAAGGGCACGCCTTGCATGAGGATGCGGATGCGCGCCGCGTTACCGTCATCAGCGACGATGAGCGGCCGTTGGTGCTCTATGGCGAGCGCGACCATGAGAAGCTGGCCGATGGCGGCAAGGCCAATCGCGGCAAGGCGAATGGCGAGAGGGCGACCGGCGAGGAGGGGAGTTCGTCGTGA
- a CDS encoding uroporphyrinogen-III synthase: MRILVLRPQADAERSARAVAARGCEPLIAPLFTVVRLPEPAPAGDFSALVLTSGNAVSALTEAPLGWRDLPVFSVGARTAGKAREAGYADARSADGNRHDLIDLISRNLPPPSRLLLIAGRDNHEDVPQRLRDAGYDVTIWTAYAAEAVTALPANATEALRDGKVDAALHYSPRGARTFLALAREAGLAEPALALTHVTLSADVAAPLITAGASTVLVAEHPEEAGLLAALDQVSARNRLRDDVRDEPAATTGVETETGPMTEPDAEAEPHAEMMKRGRARRTPPTIDLKAQDTSKAQDTSRAQDTSRAQDTSRAQDAQPAGTDTASASAAASEAVLPTEALPQEFVAPDFTAPETKPSTGRAGPDDEGSHRAGAAQTPSLPETKSRLPWPALALAGIVGGVVGAGLTMLAWSRATPAVDVTQIAELRARLDSLQGATAALDRKADAAVKAGTEAQAAATRFGEQAKAQGTQSADAGAIASLSAQAQRAEAAANALGQRLGTVETLAKTASAPSPQALAAARIVLAERIQSAIASGQPFAGDVAALAKGGGAPEQIAALSAVATTGAPTRDTLLTQFRTHRAMFAREMTPATASWQDRVLGLASRIVTIRPVGDTGSNDPATLLIRLENALASGNIVVAAGLWNQLPEPARLGSVDFGAALQKRAQADAAIAKIAQDAVAALGAAG; this comes from the coding sequence ATGCGCATACTCGTCCTGAGGCCGCAGGCCGATGCCGAGCGTAGCGCCCGCGCGGTCGCCGCGCGCGGCTGCGAGCCGTTGATCGCGCCGCTGTTCACGGTCGTGCGCCTGCCCGAGCCGGCGCCGGCCGGAGATTTCTCCGCGCTCGTCCTGACCAGCGGCAATGCGGTGAGCGCGCTCACTGAGGCTCCCCTGGGCTGGCGCGACCTGCCCGTCTTCAGCGTCGGCGCGCGCACCGCCGGCAAGGCCCGCGAGGCCGGTTATGCCGATGCCCGCAGCGCCGACGGCAATCGCCATGACCTGATCGATCTGATCAGCCGCAATCTGCCGCCGCCGTCGCGGCTGCTCCTGATCGCCGGCCGGGACAACCATGAGGATGTCCCGCAGCGCCTGCGGGACGCCGGTTACGACGTGACGATATGGACGGCGTATGCAGCCGAGGCCGTGACCGCGCTCCCGGCGAATGCGACTGAAGCCCTGCGCGACGGCAAGGTCGATGCCGCCCTGCATTATTCCCCGCGCGGCGCCCGAACCTTCCTGGCGCTGGCGCGGGAGGCCGGCCTCGCCGAGCCTGCTTTGGCGCTGACCCATGTCACGCTCTCGGCAGATGTCGCGGCGCCATTGATCACGGCCGGAGCCAGCACGGTGCTGGTCGCCGAACATCCGGAAGAGGCCGGTCTGCTCGCCGCCCTCGATCAAGTGTCCGCTCGCAATCGCCTGCGCGACGATGTTAGAGACGAACCGGCTGCGACGACAGGCGTCGAGACGGAGACAGGCCCGATGACCGAGCCCGATGCTGAAGCCGAGCCCCATGCTGAAATGATGAAGCGTGGCCGCGCCCGGCGCACGCCGCCGACCATCGATTTGAAGGCACAGGACACGTCAAAGGCGCAAGACACGTCGAGGGCGCAAGACACGTCGAGGGCGCAAGACACGTCGAGGGCGCAAGACGCCCAGCCAGCCGGAACGGACACGGCGTCCGCAAGCGCAGCCGCGTCCGAGGCCGTGCTGCCGACCGAGGCGCTGCCCCAGGAATTCGTCGCGCCCGATTTCACCGCGCCCGAGACCAAGCCTTCGACCGGGCGTGCCGGCCCGGACGATGAAGGATCGCACCGCGCGGGCGCTGCCCAAACACCCTCTCTTCCGGAGACGAAATCGCGCCTGCCCTGGCCGGCCCTGGCGCTTGCCGGCATCGTCGGCGGCGTGGTTGGCGCCGGGCTTACCATGCTGGCCTGGAGCCGCGCGACGCCTGCCGTCGACGTTACGCAGATCGCCGAACTCCGCGCCCGGCTCGACAGCCTGCAAGGCGCCACCGCCGCGCTCGACCGCAAGGCGGATGCCGCCGTCAAGGCCGGAACGGAGGCGCAGGCCGCCGCGACCCGGTTTGGCGAACAGGCGAAGGCGCAAGGCACCCAGAGTGCCGATGCCGGTGCCATCGCAAGTTTGAGTGCCCAGGCCCAGCGCGCCGAAGCCGCCGCCAACGCGCTCGGCCAGCGGCTCGGCACGGTCGAGACCCTCGCCAAGACAGCCTCCGCACCCAGCCCGCAGGCCCTTGCCGCGGCACGCATCGTCCTGGCCGAGCGCATCCAGAGCGCCATCGCCTCAGGCCAGCCCTTCGCCGGCGATGTCGCAGCGCTCGCCAAGGGCGGCGGCGCGCCCGAGCAGATCGCGGCGCTGAGCGCGGTCGCGACGACCGGCGCCCCGACCCGTGACACGCTGCTTACGCAGTTCCGCACGCATCGAGCGATGTTCGCCAGGGAAATGACGCCGGCAACCGCCAGTTGGCAGGACCGCGTGCTCGGGCTCGCCAGCCGCATCGTCACGATCCGCCCCGTGGGCGACACCGGCTCCAACGATCCCGCCACCTTGCTGATCCGGCTGGAAAACGCGCTGGCGAGCGGGAATATCGTCGTGGCGGCCGGCCTCTGGAACCAGCTGCCCGAGCCGGCGCGGCTCGGCAGCGTCGATTTCGGCGCAGCTTTGCAAAAACGGGCCCAGGCAGATGCCGCGATTGCAAAAATCGCACAGGATGCCGTCGCCGCGCTCGGCGCGGCGGGCTGA
- a CDS encoding metal ABC transporter permease, whose translation MIELLLEPFGYQYMVKAIWVSALVGGVCAFLSCYLMLKGWSLMGDALAHAIVPGVAFAYLLKVPYAAGAFFSGLLAALAMALVRVRTQLREDAVIGIVFTTFFAVGLLIVSINPTSVNVQSIVLGNILGISDEDVLQVAIIAAISLAILIARWKDLMLVFFDENQARAVGLSPTRLKILFFVLLSACTVAALQTVGACLVIAMVVTPGATAYLLTDRFGRLIIIAVAMGVTTSAVGAYASYFLDGSTGGLIVVFQTILFLAAFLFAPKHGRLAARRAARSVVEPMT comes from the coding sequence GTGATCGAGCTGCTTCTGGAGCCCTTCGGCTACCAATACATGGTCAAGGCCATCTGGGTCTCGGCTCTCGTGGGCGGCGTCTGCGCCTTCCTGTCCTGTTATCTGATGCTGAAGGGCTGGTCGCTGATGGGGGATGCGCTGGCGCATGCGATCGTGCCGGGCGTCGCCTTCGCCTATCTGCTGAAAGTTCCCTACGCCGCCGGCGCCTTCTTCTCGGGCCTCCTGGCCGCGCTCGCCATGGCGCTGGTCAGGGTGCGCACGCAATTGCGCGAGGATGCGGTCATCGGCATCGTCTTCACCACCTTCTTCGCGGTGGGCCTGCTGATCGTCTCGATCAATCCGACCTCGGTCAATGTCCAGTCGATCGTGCTCGGCAACATCCTTGGCATCTCGGATGAGGACGTTCTCCAGGTCGCAATCATCGCCGCGATCTCGCTCGCCATCCTGATCGCGCGCTGGAAGGATCTGATGCTGGTCTTCTTCGACGAGAATCAGGCGCGCGCCGTCGGCCTTTCGCCGACGCGGTTGAAGATCCTGTTCTTCGTCCTGCTCAGCGCCTGCACGGTCGCGGCGCTGCAGACGGTCGGCGCCTGTCTCGTCATCGCCATGGTGGTGACCCCGGGCGCGACCGCCTATCTTCTGACCGATCGTTTCGGGCGGCTCATCATCATCGCGGTCGCGATGGGGGTGACGACGAGCGCGGTCGGAGCCTATGCGAGCTATTTCCTCGACGGCTCGACCGGCGGCCTGATCGTCGTCTTCCAGACCATCCTGTTCCTGGCTGCCTTCCTGTTCGCGCCCAAGCATGGCCGGCTCGCGGCGCGCCGGGCCGCGCGCAGTGTCGTGGAGCCCATGACATGA